A single region of the Triticum dicoccoides isolate Atlit2015 ecotype Zavitan chromosome 2B, WEW_v2.0, whole genome shotgun sequence genome encodes:
- the LOC119366204 gene encoding metalloendoproteinase 4-MMP-like, translating to MLRVSEQDTTRDQVPNNKRPIFFFPSFSEAQELSSKLRQRQQSFVLRTAVSVARAKVHEPLDILSSSCTSPVSKYTSHMRARAPMSTSHSSLPFLLLFLHPLLLLPPCCTCCSRHLLLHGDANAPSSLADTLQARDGNVTDGLRRYLARFGYASTPADADGRLVVSLYQSTLGLPVTGRLDARTLDLLATPRCGVPDLQANTTARFAFFAGQPRWARAPGHFLLTYAVLSDPPYQPLPEHLPRGAVRAAFRRAFARWARVIPVRFRETRDYNTADVRVGFLAGDHGDGEPFDGPLGVLGHAFSPPSGQLHLDAAERWAVLGHGGDDPGSGAVDLESVATHEIGHVLGLAHSSVPDAVMYPSLKPRTRKADLTLDDVRGVQALYGSNPRFSLSSLSEPDTSSAAPAVATTIRSPGKTATHAALLLLLVTVTPLLLLC from the coding sequence ATGCTCCGTGTCTCTGAGCAAGACACGACACGGGATCAAGTTCCAAACAACAAACGCCCCATTTTCTTCTTCCCCTCCTTTTCGGAAGCACAAGAGCTGAGCTCCAAATTAAGACAGAGACAACAAAGCTTCGTCCTGCGGACTGCGGTCAGTGTGGCCCGAGCTAAAGTACACGAGCCCCTCGacattctttcttcttcttgcacctCCCCTGTTTCCAAGTACACGAGCCATATGCGCGCGCGCGCGCCCATGTCCACCTCCCACTCTtctctccccttcctcctcctcttcttgcaCCCCCTCCTCCTGCTTCCACCATGCTGCACCTGCTGCTCCAGGCACCTTCTTCTCCACGGCGACGCCAACGCCCCCTCCTCGCTCGCGGACACGCTCCAGGCACGCGACGGCAACGTCACCGACGGCCTCAGGCGCTACCTGGCGCGCTTCGGCTACGCGTCCACGCCCGCCGACGCCGACGGGCGGCTCGTGGTGAGCCTCTACCAATCCACCCTCGGCCTCCCCGTCACGGGCCGCCTCGACGCCCGCACGCTCGACCTCCTCGCCACCCCGCGCTGCGGCGTCCCGGACCTCCAGGCGAACACCACCGCCCGCTTCGCCTTCTTCGCCGGCCAGCCGCGCTGGGCGCGCGCGCCGGGCCACTTCCTGCTCACCTACGCCGTGCTCTCCGACCCTCCCTACCAGCCCCTCCCTGAACATCTCCCGCGCGGGGCCGTGCGCGCCGCCTTCCGCCGCGCGTTCGCGCGCTGGGCGCGCGTCATCCCGGTGCGGTTCCGCGAGACGCGCGACTACAACACGGCGGACGTGCGCGTGGGCTTCCTCgcgggcgaccacggcgacggcgagcccTTCGACGGCCCGCTCGGCGTGCTCGGCCACGCCTTCTCCCCGCCCAGCGGCCAGCTCCACCTCGATGCCGCCGAGCGGTGGGCCGTCCTCGGCCACGGCGGCGACGACCCCGGCTCCGGCGCCGTGGACCTGGAGTCGGTGGCCACGCACGAGATCGGCCACGTGCTGGGGCTGGCGCACTCGTCCGTGCCGGACGCCGTCATGTACCCGAGCCTGAAGCCGCGCACCCGCAAGGCGGACCTCACCCTGGACGACGTCCGCGGCGTGCAGGCGCTCTACGGCTCCAACCCGCGCTTCAGCCTCAGCTCCCTCTCTGAGCCCGACACGTCCTCAGCCGCCCCGGCGGTGGCCACCACAATCAGGTCGCCCGGGAAGACGGCGACGCATGCGGCCCTCCTGCTCTTGCTCGTCACCGTCActcctctgctcctcctctgctAG